One stretch of Catharus ustulatus isolate bCatUst1 unplaced genomic scaffold, bCatUst1.pri.v2 scaffold_132_arrow_ctg1, whole genome shotgun sequence DNA includes these proteins:
- the SIRT2 gene encoding NAD-dependent protein deacetylase sirtuin-2, whose product MADRDSGGGAGPGPGGGAASPPAPAGDPSSVPAAPGAPKEEAEQDAESPVSDPEPGASADADMELLRTLLSRTLGLGGDKPEPVLDELSLRGVSRFLKSERCKNVVCMVGAGISTSAGIPDFRSPGTGLYSNLQSYDLPYPEAIFEIGFFKKHPEPFFALARELYPGQFKPTVCHYFMRLLQDKGLLLRCYTQNIDTLERVAGLDPELLVEAHGTFFTSHCLRPSCRQRYGLAWMRGRGALGTPGGPSLSPLRWGCPHLLCHGVVTAGCSPPVPPKYPCAPQMCL is encoded by the exons ATGGCGGACCGGgacagcggcggcggggccgggccgggccccgggGGTGGGGCTGCCTCTCCTCCCGCCCCCGCCGGTGACCCCTCCAGTGTCCCCGCAGCTCCCGGGGCCCCCAAGGAGGAGGCGGAGCAGGACGCCGAGTCTCCG GTCTCGGACCCCGAGCCGGGCGCTTCGGCCGACGCTGACA TGGAGCTGCTGCGGACGCTCCTGTCCCGGACCCTGGGGCTCGGCGGGGACAAACCGGAGCCGGTGCTGGACGAGCTGAGCCTGCGGGGCGTGAGCCGCTTCCTGAAGAGCGAGCGCT GTAAGAACGTCGTGTGCATGGTGGGCGCTGGCATCTCCACCT ccGCCGGGATCCCGGATTTCCGCTCCCCCGGCACCGGGCTCTACTCCAACCTGCAGAGCTATGACCTCCCCTACCCCGAGGCCATCTTCGAGATCGGTTTCTTCAAG aaACACCCAGAGCCGTTTTTCGCCCTTGCCCGTGAGCTCTACCCAGGGCAGTTCAAG CCCACGGTGTGTCACTACTTCAtgcggctgctgcaggacaagGGGCTTTTGCTGCGCTGCTACACCCAG AACATCGACACTCTGGAGAGGGTGGCGGGGCTGGACCCGGAGCTGCTGGTGGAGGCTCACGGCACGTTCTTCACGTCCCACTGCCTGCGGCCCTCGTGCCGCCAGCGCTACGGCCTGGCCTGGATGAGGGGtaggggggctctggggacccCTGGGGGCCCCTCCTTGTCCCCCCTCCGGtgggggtgtccccacctgCTCTGCCACGGGGTGGTAACAGCAGGTTGTTctcccccagtgcctcccaaatatccctgtgccccccaaatGTGCTTGTGA
- the NFKBIB gene encoding NF-kappa-B inhibitor beta has product MAAAAPAAPAAPGEAKRPEGDEWCDSGLGSLGEGPLGPPLPASPGAEPPEPLADPAAWLRHVLSFVTEDGDTALHLAVIHEHEEFLESILRHTEHSPYLDLQNDLGQSALHIAVVLGLAGAVRRLRAAGAAVAVRERGGHTPLHLACREGHPACARALLGGPERRDCPRDPRKEEEERRAQLESVNYDGYTPLHVAVLRRDLELVQLLLRAGADPDRPEPSCGRSPLHLAVEAQSPEVAECLLRGGARPDPRTFSGFTPLYSARRRPDPRLPPLLRRFGARDPPSSDSSDSSDSEGGAEDSEDDYDDIIINSRHCPA; this is encoded by the exons ATGGCGGCCGCGgcccccgcggccccggcggcCCCCGGCGAGGCGAAGCGGCCCGAGGGCGACGAGTGGTGCGACAGCGGGCTGGGCTCGCTGGGCGAGGGGCCGCTggggccgccgctgcccgccaGCCCCGGAgcggagccccccgagcccctcGCCGACCCCGCGGCCTGGCTGCGGCACGTCCTGAGCTTCGTCACCGAGGACGGCGACAC GGCCCTGCACCTGGCCGTGATCCACGAGCACGAGGAATTCCTGGAGTCCATCCTGCGGCACACGGAGCACTCGCCCTACCTGGACCTGCAGAACGACCTGGGCCAG AGCGCCCTGCACATTGCCGTGGTGCTGGGGCTCGCCGGGGCCGTGCGGCGGCtgcgggcggcgggcgcggccgtGGCCGTGCGGGAGCGCGGCGGGCACACCCCGCTGCACCTGGCCTGTCGCGAGGGTCACCCCGCCTGCGCCCGCGCCCTGCTGGGGGGCCCCGAGCGCCGGGACTGCCCCCGCGACCCCcgcaaggaggaggaggagcggcGGGCGCAGCTGGAGAGCGTCAACTACGACG GTTACACCCCCCTGCACGTGGCTGTCCTGCGGCGGGACCTGGAGctggtgcagctcctgctccgcGCCGGCGCCGACCCCGACCGGCCG GAGCCGAGCTGCGGCCGCAGCCCCCTGCACTTGGCCGTGGAGGCGCAGAGCCCCGAGGTGGCCGAGTGTCTCctgcggggcggggcgcgcCCGGACCCCCGCACCTTCTCGGGGTTCACCCCCCTGTACAGCGCCCGGCGCCGCCCCGACCCCCGCCTGCCCCCCCTCCTGCGCCGCTTCGGGGCCCGCGACCCCCCCAGCAGCGACAGCAGCGACAGCAGCGACAGCGAGGGCGGGGCCGAGGACAGCGAG gaCGACTACGACGACATCATCATCAACAGCAGGCACTGCCCGGCCTGA